A section of the Armatimonadota bacterium genome encodes:
- a CDS encoding DUF370 domain-containing protein produces the protein MSGWELKLIHIGFGNIVAANRIVAIVNPDSAPIRRIIQEARESGSLIDATYGRRTRAVVITDSGHVILSAVQPETVAHRYLSREEGDEAEDLPARPRDHHR, from the coding sequence GTGAGCGGCTGGGAGCTGAAGCTCATCCACATCGGGTTCGGGAACATCGTGGCGGCGAACCGCATCGTCGCCATCGTGAACCCGGACTCCGCGCCCATCCGCAGGATCATCCAGGAGGCGCGGGAGAGCGGCTCGCTCATCGACGCCACTTACGGACGCCGGACCCGGGCCGTGGTGATCACGGACAGCGGGCACGTGATCCTCTCCGCGGTGCAACCGGAGACCGTGGCGCACCGTTACCTGAGCCGCGAGGAAGGTGACGAGGCCGAAGATCTTCCGGCACGCCCACGTGATCATCACCGTTAG
- a CDS encoding YicC/YloC family endoribonuclease, giving the protein MTGYGLGEVRAEGGRWVVEARSVNHRFLEVNVRLPRSLQALEDRVRAAFAQRLLRGRVDVSIIREDPARRGRAVRVDAELARQYAMALEELRQALNLSDPVPLSVLLSLPDVIRVEESTEDPEALWTELQPAVEQCADRLVRMREAEGARLAQDLLERLDRIEGEVDRIAARAPEVVRAYAARLRRRVGELLREAGVPEGAVDEARLSMEVALFADRSDIREEVVRLRSHLAEARGILQQGAGSVGRKLEFLLQEMMREANTVGAKAGDLEIARAVLGIKSELEGLREQVQNLE; this is encoded by the coding sequence ATGACGGGCTACGGGCTCGGAGAAGTCCGCGCGGAGGGCGGGCGGTGGGTGGTGGAAGCCCGGTCCGTGAACCACCGGTTCCTGGAGGTGAACGTGCGCCTGCCCCGGAGCCTGCAGGCACTGGAGGATCGGGTACGGGCGGCCTTCGCCCAGCGTTTGTTGCGGGGGCGGGTGGACGTCTCTATAATCAGGGAAGACCCGGCGCGACGCGGGAGGGCGGTCCGCGTGGACGCCGAGCTCGCCCGGCAGTACGCCATGGCCCTCGAGGAGCTCCGACAGGCCCTGAACCTCTCCGATCCGGTCCCGCTCTCCGTGCTGTTGAGCCTGCCGGACGTGATCCGGGTGGAGGAGTCCACGGAGGACCCGGAGGCCCTGTGGACCGAGCTTCAGCCCGCGGTGGAGCAGTGTGCGGATCGGCTGGTGCGGATGCGGGAAGCGGAGGGCGCCCGTCTGGCGCAGGATTTGCTGGAACGGCTGGATCGGATCGAGGGCGAGGTGGACCGGATCGCCGCGCGCGCCCCGGAGGTGGTGCGGGCGTATGCGGCCCGGCTGCGGCGGCGGGTGGGGGAGCTCCTCCGGGAGGCGGGCGTCCCCGAGGGGGCCGTGGACGAGGCCCGGCTGAGCATGGAGGTGGCCCTGTTCGCGGACCGCAGCGACATCCGCGAGGAGGTGGTGCGGCTGCGCAGCCACCTCGCGGAGGCCCGCGGGATCCTGCAGCAGGGCGCCGGGTCCGTGGGCCGGAAGCTGGAGTTCCTGCTGCAGGAGATGATGCGGGAGGCGAATACCGTGGGCGCCAAGGCCGGGGATCTGGAGATCGCCCGAGCCGTGCTCGGGATCAAGTCGGAACTGGAGGGCCTGCGGGAGCAGGTGCAGAACCTGGAGTGA
- a CDS encoding NFACT family protein: MPPPASFDSVILAAVVQELRPLLPLRITRALQPGPLELVLGIRAPGIRGLLLSADARWYRVHLLRALPDREEPGPLGQLLRARLVDARIVQIRQPPYERVLELEVEALDGSYRIVAELMGKHANLVVVREGLVLGCAKAIGPDRSRVRTVLPHAPYTPPPPDPRPHPGTSTPEALAEALRNTTGPLWRRVLAAVGGIGPLLSYELAFRSGDPEATELRPDLPERLHAELAALHERVRSGAFEPRLYRLDAQPVAYAPFPLTCMAGFEEILTSMSEAVDRVVSHRARSDRFEAERRSLLQATEAAVARAQRALAEAERALAEAEGADQVRMAGELLLAYASRIPPGADRVTLPDYEGRPVEISLDPALDAVRNAQRLFRRYAKLRAAHQTLSRRIPALREEIERLTELRVHLEHARTPEDLLELREELGEAGILPPHKRPKVRPVSEPRTFQVDGFQVLVGRSSRDNDHVTFRLAGPEDLWLHARGIPGAHVILRTGGRTPPEEVIHRAAQIAAYFSAGRTSTAVEVDVTERRWVWKPKGARPGRVLYRNERTVRVRPGLPEGREGESVGE; this comes from the coding sequence ATGCCGCCGCCCGCTTCCTTCGACAGCGTGATCCTGGCCGCGGTGGTGCAGGAGCTGCGCCCGCTCCTGCCCCTCCGGATCACCCGGGCCCTGCAGCCGGGCCCCCTGGAACTGGTGCTGGGCATCCGCGCCCCGGGGATCCGGGGTCTCCTGCTCTCCGCGGACGCCCGGTGGTACCGGGTCCACCTCCTCCGGGCGCTGCCCGACCGGGAGGAGCCAGGCCCTCTCGGACAGCTCCTGCGGGCGCGGCTGGTGGACGCACGGATCGTACAGATCCGCCAGCCTCCCTACGAGCGGGTGCTGGAGCTGGAGGTGGAGGCCTTGGACGGCTCCTACCGGATCGTGGCGGAGCTCATGGGCAAGCACGCGAACCTGGTGGTGGTACGGGAGGGTTTGGTCCTCGGGTGCGCCAAGGCCATCGGCCCGGATCGGTCGCGGGTGCGCACCGTCCTCCCGCATGCGCCCTACACCCCTCCGCCTCCGGATCCACGGCCGCATCCGGGCACCAGCACACCGGAAGCGCTCGCGGAAGCTCTCCGGAACACCACCGGCCCCTTGTGGCGGCGGGTGCTTGCCGCGGTGGGAGGGATCGGGCCGCTGTTGAGCTACGAACTCGCCTTCCGGAGCGGGGATCCCGAAGCCACCGAGCTCCGCCCGGACCTACCGGAGCGCCTGCACGCGGAACTTGCCGCCCTCCACGAACGGGTCCGGTCCGGGGCTTTTGAACCGCGGCTGTATCGGCTGGACGCGCAGCCCGTGGCCTACGCGCCCTTCCCCCTCACCTGCATGGCCGGATTCGAGGAGATCCTCACCTCCATGAGCGAGGCCGTGGATCGGGTTGTCTCCCACCGGGCGCGTTCGGATCGCTTCGAGGCGGAACGGCGGTCCCTCCTGCAGGCCACGGAAGCCGCGGTGGCGCGCGCGCAGCGGGCCCTCGCGGAGGCGGAGCGGGCCCTGGCGGAGGCGGAAGGAGCGGATCAGGTGCGGATGGCGGGAGAGCTGCTCCTCGCCTATGCCTCCCGGATCCCCCCCGGCGCCGACCGCGTGACCCTCCCCGACTACGAAGGCCGTCCCGTGGAGATCTCCCTGGATCCCGCCCTGGATGCGGTCCGGAACGCCCAGCGCCTCTTCCGCCGGTACGCCAAGCTGCGGGCCGCGCACCAAACCCTCTCCCGACGCATCCCGGCTCTCCGGGAGGAGATAGAGCGGCTCACCGAGCTCCGGGTGCACCTGGAGCACGCCCGCACCCCCGAGGACCTCCTGGAGCTGCGGGAGGAGCTCGGGGAGGCGGGCATCCTCCCGCCCCACAAGCGGCCTAAGGTGCGACCCGTAAGCGAGCCCCGGACCTTCCAGGTGGACGGCTTCCAGGTGCTCGTGGGCCGATCGAGCCGGGACAACGACCACGTGACGTTCCGCCTGGCAGGGCCGGAGGACCTGTGGCTCCACGCGCGGGGGATCCCCGGAGCCCACGTGATCCTGCGCACGGGCGGCCGCACCCCGCCCGAGGAGGTGATCCACAGAGCCGCCCAGATCGCCGCGTACTTCAGCGCGGGGCGCACGAGCACCGCGGTGGAGGTGGACGTCACGGAGCGGCGGTGGGTGTGGAAGCCCAAGGGCGCTCGGCCGGGGCGGGTCCTGTACCGGAACGAGCGGACGGTGCGGGTGCGGCCCGGCCTCCCGGAGGGCAGGGAGGGCGAATCCGTGGGAGAATGA
- a CDS encoding flavoprotein, with product MTGPCIVVGVCGGIAAYKVAYVVSALRREGAEVHVVMTRAARRFVGSATFRALSANPVITDLWAPTNPHDEPHVALGTRADLVLVAPATAHTLAKLACGLADDPVCATVLATKAPVLLAPAMSEEMWQHPATRRNVETLQGWGYRFVGPVYGRLASGQEGWGRMAEPGEILAAIRELLRSPL from the coding sequence GTGACCGGTCCGTGCATCGTGGTCGGGGTGTGCGGCGGGATCGCCGCCTACAAGGTGGCATACGTGGTGAGCGCCCTCCGCCGGGAAGGGGCGGAGGTCCACGTGGTGATGACCCGGGCCGCCCGCCGGTTCGTGGGCTCCGCCACCTTCCGTGCCCTTTCCGCAAACCCCGTGATCACGGACCTGTGGGCCCCCACGAACCCCCACGACGAGCCCCACGTGGCCCTCGGTACCCGGGCGGACCTCGTCCTCGTGGCCCCCGCCACCGCCCACACCCTGGCGAAACTGGCCTGTGGGCTCGCGGACGATCCCGTGTGCGCCACCGTCCTCGCCACCAAGGCTCCCGTTCTGCTCGCCCCCGCCATGAGCGAGGAGATGTGGCAGCATCCCGCCACCCGCCGAAACGTGGAGACCCTGCAGGGATGGGGGTACCGGTTCGTGGGGCCCGTGTACGGGCGGCTCGCCTCCGGTCAGGAAGGATGGGGCCGTATGGCGGAACCCGGGGAGATCCTGGCCGCCATCCGAGAACTCCTCCGGTCCCCCCTCTAG
- the priA gene encoding primosomal protein N', whose amino-acid sequence MRYALVLPEVPGSEVPLPYAVPESLREEVRLGCRVMIPLRRRLVPGFVVGVEDRLRPPVPAIRSVLIHEPLFDEEQLSLAAWVADRYLCTLLEALRCMIPAEALGQARMRLRVRMEPLAPSLVDGDVLRALGLIQKGAGEAAVRRALGERAEEVLRHLRATGWIEGRPEGYRIRPRVERVLRLGVPAERAWEEVERLRRRAPRRAALLERLLREGEVPRREAGTKEAVRALLSSGLVEEVCYEVFRDPLRGAYREEAPPPRLTPEQAAAVEAIGDAQRAGRFEAFLLYGVTGSGKTEVYLRAAEEAVRLGRTVLVLVPEISLTPQTVARFAARFGGRVAVLHSRLAPGERLDTWRRIQRGEFSVVVGPRSAVFAPLRNLGLLVVDEEHEGAYKQEHPPRYHAREVALERARRAGAPVVLGSATPSVESFYRARSGAYRLLGLSRRVADRPLPEVRVVDMRGAGAVLSEALVEAMGRHLEAGSQVVLYVNRRGYAAFLLCRECGEVPRCRRCDVSLTYHLHTRTLRCHYCGRVLRAPSRCPRCGGVRLRPFGPGTQRVEEEVRSRFGGIPLARADRDTMRRRGAHDRLMEALRTGSVRVLVGTQMIAKGLDLPEVGLVGVVAADVGLGLPDFRAAERTFQQLAQVAGRAGRGDRPGEVVVQTYQPDHPVIRAARSHDYLGFYEAEVGIRRAHRYPPFSELVKVVFAARVESRAEQAARSFVALLPEDVEILGPSPAPLARIRGWYRWQAVVRSEDGTRVREAVRGAMRDWAPLRGVRISVDVDPQEML is encoded by the coding sequence ATGCGGTATGCCCTCGTGCTTCCCGAGGTCCCCGGATCCGAAGTCCCTCTTCCCTACGCGGTGCCCGAGTCGCTGAGGGAAGAGGTGCGGCTGGGCTGTCGGGTGATGATCCCCCTGCGGCGCCGTCTGGTTCCGGGGTTCGTGGTGGGTGTGGAGGACCGCCTCCGCCCGCCTGTCCCCGCCATCCGGTCGGTCCTGATCCACGAACCCCTCTTCGACGAGGAGCAGCTCTCCCTGGCGGCGTGGGTGGCGGACCGGTACCTCTGCACGCTTCTGGAGGCCCTGCGGTGCATGATTCCGGCGGAGGCTCTGGGACAGGCGCGGATGAGGCTGCGGGTGCGCATGGAGCCCCTCGCGCCCTCCCTGGTGGACGGGGACGTCCTCCGGGCCCTCGGTCTCATCCAGAAGGGAGCGGGTGAGGCCGCGGTCCGGCGCGCCCTGGGAGAGCGGGCGGAGGAGGTGCTTCGGCACCTGCGGGCGACTGGATGGATCGAGGGGCGGCCGGAGGGATACCGGATCCGGCCCCGGGTGGAGCGGGTGTTGCGCCTGGGGGTTCCCGCGGAACGTGCGTGGGAGGAGGTGGAACGCCTGCGCCGCCGGGCGCCCCGGAGGGCGGCGCTCCTGGAGCGGCTGTTGCGGGAGGGGGAGGTTCCCCGGAGGGAGGCGGGGACAAAGGAGGCGGTGCGGGCTTTGCTCTCCTCCGGGCTCGTGGAGGAGGTGTGCTATGAGGTCTTTCGGGATCCCCTGCGCGGGGCCTACCGGGAGGAGGCCCCACCCCCTCGGCTCACGCCCGAGCAGGCGGCGGCGGTTGAGGCGATCGGGGATGCCCAGCGGGCGGGCCGGTTCGAGGCCTTCCTGCTGTACGGGGTTACGGGGAGCGGCAAGACGGAGGTGTACCTCCGGGCTGCGGAGGAGGCCGTGCGGCTTGGCCGCACGGTGCTGGTGCTGGTGCCGGAGATCTCCCTCACCCCGCAGACCGTGGCCCGGTTCGCGGCCCGATTCGGGGGCCGGGTGGCGGTGCTGCACAGCCGGCTTGCGCCCGGAGAGCGGCTGGACACCTGGCGGCGCATCCAACGAGGCGAGTTCTCCGTGGTCGTCGGGCCCCGGTCCGCGGTCTTCGCCCCCCTCCGGAATCTGGGGCTTTTGGTGGTGGATGAAGAACACGAGGGCGCCTACAAGCAGGAGCATCCGCCCCGCTACCACGCCCGGGAGGTGGCCCTGGAACGGGCCCGACGCGCGGGGGCGCCGGTGGTGCTCGGGAGCGCCACCCCCTCCGTGGAATCCTTCTACCGCGCTCGGTCCGGAGCGTACCGGTTGCTCGGCCTGTCCCGGCGGGTGGCGGACCGCCCGCTTCCCGAGGTGCGCGTTGTGGACATGCGGGGGGCGGGCGCCGTGCTCTCCGAGGCTCTGGTCGAGGCCATGGGCCGGCACCTGGAAGCGGGGAGCCAGGTGGTGCTGTACGTGAACCGGCGGGGGTACGCGGCGTTTCTGCTGTGCCGGGAGTGCGGGGAAGTGCCCCGGTGTCGGCGGTGCGACGTCTCCCTCACGTATCACCTCCACACCCGCACCCTCCGGTGCCACTACTGCGGCCGGGTGCTTCGGGCGCCCTCCCGGTGCCCCCGGTGCGGCGGCGTCCGCCTCCGACCCTTCGGCCCCGGTACCCAGCGGGTGGAGGAAGAGGTGCGGTCGCGCTTTGGCGGGATCCCCCTTGCCCGGGCGGACCGGGACACCATGCGCCGCCGGGGCGCCCACGACCGCCTCATGGAGGCCCTGCGCACGGGAAGCGTGCGGGTCCTGGTTGGGACTCAGATGATCGCGAAGGGGCTGGACCTGCCGGAGGTAGGGCTCGTGGGCGTGGTGGCCGCGGACGTGGGTCTTGGGCTTCCGGATTTCCGGGCGGCAGAGCGCACCTTCCAGCAGCTCGCGCAGGTGGCGGGTCGGGCGGGTCGGGGGGATCGGCCGGGCGAGGTGGTGGTGCAGACCTATCAGCCGGACCATCCCGTCATCCGCGCGGCCCGATCCCACGACTACCTGGGGTTCTACGAGGCGGAGGTGGGGATCCGGCGGGCGCATCGCTACCCGCCCTTCTCGGAGCTGGTGAAGGTGGTGTTCGCGGCCCGGGTCGAGAGCCGCGCGGAGCAGGCGGCCCGGAGCTTCGTCGCCCTACTGCCCGAGGACGTGGAGATCCTGGGTCCGTCGCCGGCCCCGCTCGCCCGGATCCGGGGGTGGTACCGGTGGCAGGCGGTGGTGCGGTCCGAAGACGGGACGCGCGTCCGGGAAGCGGTCCGCGGGGCGATGCGGGATTGGGCGCCGCTTCGCGGGGTGCGGATCAGCGTGGACGTGGATCCGCAGGAGATGCTGTAA
- a CDS encoding transaldolase family protein: MSALLPEVSALEEVLLRLMREIRPASPAKPVRFTSHPLLAALRRAGTRHLYVDTADPQELHEVLRAAEDEGSVTYYEEVDGNTTNQPLVEKVFDRLLETQGVEAIRAWVQELRAAHPRLTVEEAVVAAYSLLNLHLAAAVVGRFGAGRGWHISLELHTGLAGDREGSVRFGRCLGRSVPGALVKVAFTPHEPHAFLIARDLERQGIAVNFTATFSARQVVAAALLANPHRTNIFLGRLNEGLRAQVLGEHVLLTSQRHLRDLRARCGLRTLNMGASVRRPETLVLTAGCDAYTAPAPVLRSFLTQPESEIRDRTEEDLSGALGVDPEVVERVGGMDRIARLYRVEPEFVAFLLQLREDPELDRMDGDALAERFERAGFGDLFYRPSPEEWRELRKSKLPDLNAPYVRRIPLDTLYSLLALGDFANFQDRMDARIREALRGSFG, from the coding sequence ATGAGCGCACTTCTCCCCGAGGTCTCGGCGTTGGAGGAGGTTCTGCTCCGCCTCATGCGGGAGATCCGGCCCGCCTCGCCCGCAAAACCGGTGCGCTTTACCTCCCACCCGCTCCTCGCGGCCCTCCGACGGGCCGGCACCCGCCACCTCTACGTGGACACCGCGGATCCCCAGGAGCTCCACGAGGTGCTGCGCGCGGCAGAGGACGAGGGGTCGGTCACCTACTACGAGGAGGTGGACGGGAACACCACCAACCAACCGCTCGTGGAAAAGGTCTTCGACCGGCTTCTTGAGACCCAGGGTGTGGAGGCGATCCGGGCCTGGGTACAGGAGCTCCGGGCGGCGCACCCGCGGCTTACCGTGGAAGAAGCCGTGGTGGCCGCCTACAGCCTCCTCAACCTCCATCTCGCCGCGGCGGTGGTGGGACGGTTCGGCGCGGGACGCGGCTGGCACATCAGCCTGGAGCTCCACACGGGCCTCGCGGGGGATCGGGAGGGATCCGTACGGTTCGGACGGTGCCTGGGAAGGTCCGTCCCTGGAGCGCTCGTGAAGGTGGCGTTTACTCCGCACGAGCCCCACGCCTTCCTCATCGCCCGGGATCTGGAACGGCAGGGGATCGCGGTCAACTTCACCGCCACCTTCTCCGCCCGACAGGTGGTGGCCGCGGCCCTTCTGGCCAACCCGCACCGCACCAACATCTTTTTGGGCCGCCTCAACGAGGGCTTGCGGGCGCAGGTCCTGGGCGAGCACGTGCTCCTCACTTCCCAACGCCACCTTCGTGACCTCCGAGCCCGCTGTGGGCTGCGCACCCTCAACATGGGCGCGAGCGTGCGCCGCCCCGAAACCCTTGTGCTGACCGCGGGGTGTGATGCCTACACCGCGCCCGCCCCCGTGCTCCGAAGCTTCCTGACCCAGCCGGAATCGGAGATCCGGGATCGCACGGAGGAAGACCTCTCCGGTGCCCTCGGGGTGGATCCGGAGGTGGTGGAGCGGGTGGGTGGAATGGACCGAATCGCGCGCCTATACCGGGTGGAGCCGGAGTTCGTGGCGTTTCTGCTCCAGCTCCGGGAGGACCCGGAGCTGGACCGGATGGACGGAGACGCCCTCGCGGAGCGGTTCGAGCGGGCGGGTTTCGGCGATCTCTTCTACCGCCCTTCTCCCGAGGAGTGGCGGGAGCTCCGCAAGAGCAAACTGCCCGACCTCAACGCCCCCTACGTCCGCCGCATCCCCCTCGACACCCTCTACAGCCTCCTCGCCCTTGGAGACTTCGCCAACTTCCAGGACCGCATGGACGCCCGGATCCGGGAGGCGCTCCGGGGGTCCTTCGGGTAG
- a CDS encoding ATP-dependent DNA ligase has product MRYTVLAETYAKIEQTSSRLETTALLSELFRKTPPSLIGRVTYLTQGRLHPDFEGIEIGVAEKLAVRAVAQATGADPEAVARQLSREGDLGSVAEKLLSHRKRTPTLTVNEVYETLDRAARITGQGAQAAKLELIANLLERATPLEAKYLVRTATGKLRMGVGDMTVLDALAEVFAGGRKNRPLLERAYNLTSDLGYVAQVVAEGGLEAVRGVHVVVGKPIRPMLAERLRTPEEILAKTGGRCIAEYKYDGERVQVHKKGKEVVLYSRRLERITPQYPDVVTLAQRCLRARECIVEGEVVAIDPESGDLLPFQELMPRRRKYGIEEAMQQIPTALYLFDALYADGEDLTERSYLDRHRTLERIVQEDDRCRLASWREVQSVEELEAFFEQAVQDGCEGLVCKSPGGVYQAGARGWLWIKFKREYRSELTDSVDLVVVGALHGRGRRAGTYGALLMAAYDPEADNFPTVCKVGTGFTDEFLAELPRRLAPYVRRERPPRISSRMVPDVWVEPALVFEIIGAEITLSPVHTAGWNRVREGAGLAIRFPRFVRVREDKSPTDATTVDELVEMYQRKLRRVASE; this is encoded by the coding sequence GTGAGGTACACCGTCCTGGCGGAGACCTATGCGAAGATCGAGCAGACGAGCTCGCGCCTGGAAACCACGGCGCTGCTGAGCGAGCTCTTCCGGAAGACCCCGCCCTCCCTCATCGGCCGCGTCACCTACCTCACCCAGGGGAGACTGCACCCCGACTTCGAGGGGATCGAGATCGGGGTGGCGGAGAAGCTGGCGGTGCGGGCCGTGGCGCAGGCCACGGGCGCGGATCCGGAGGCCGTGGCCCGCCAGCTGAGCCGGGAGGGAGATCTGGGCAGTGTGGCGGAGAAGCTGCTGAGCCACCGGAAGCGCACGCCCACCCTCACCGTGAACGAGGTCTACGAAACCCTGGACCGGGCAGCCAGGATCACAGGACAGGGCGCCCAGGCGGCGAAGCTGGAGCTCATCGCGAACCTCCTGGAGCGCGCCACGCCCCTTGAGGCGAAGTACCTCGTGCGCACCGCCACCGGGAAGCTCCGCATGGGCGTGGGGGACATGACGGTGCTCGATGCCCTGGCCGAGGTGTTCGCGGGCGGACGGAAGAACCGGCCGCTTCTCGAGCGGGCCTACAACCTCACGAGCGACCTCGGCTACGTGGCCCAGGTGGTGGCGGAGGGCGGGCTGGAGGCCGTGCGGGGCGTCCACGTGGTGGTCGGCAAGCCCATCCGGCCCATGCTGGCGGAACGGCTTCGGACACCGGAGGAGATCCTGGCCAAAACGGGCGGGCGCTGCATCGCGGAGTACAAGTACGACGGGGAGCGGGTGCAGGTTCACAAGAAGGGCAAGGAGGTCGTCCTCTACAGCCGGCGGCTCGAGCGGATCACCCCGCAGTACCCGGACGTGGTGACCCTGGCCCAGCGGTGTCTGAGGGCGCGGGAGTGCATCGTGGAAGGGGAGGTGGTGGCCATCGACCCGGAGAGCGGGGATCTCCTGCCCTTCCAGGAGCTCATGCCCCGGCGTCGGAAGTACGGCATCGAGGAGGCCATGCAGCAGATCCCCACGGCCCTCTACCTCTTCGACGCCCTCTACGCGGACGGGGAGGATCTCACGGAGCGCAGTTATCTGGACCGTCACCGGACGCTGGAACGCATCGTCCAGGAGGACGACCGGTGCCGCCTCGCCAGCTGGCGGGAGGTCCAGTCCGTGGAAGAACTGGAGGCCTTCTTCGAGCAGGCGGTCCAGGACGGGTGTGAGGGGCTGGTATGCAAGTCTCCCGGCGGGGTCTACCAGGCGGGCGCCCGGGGATGGTTGTGGATCAAGTTCAAGCGGGAGTACCGGAGCGAACTTACGGATTCCGTGGACCTGGTGGTGGTGGGAGCCCTGCACGGCCGAGGCCGCCGGGCGGGGACCTACGGGGCTTTGCTCATGGCCGCCTACGATCCGGAGGCGGACAACTTCCCCACGGTGTGCAAGGTGGGAACGGGCTTCACGGACGAGTTCCTCGCGGAATTGCCGAGGCGGCTCGCGCCTTACGTGCGACGGGAAAGGCCCCCCCGCATCAGCAGCCGCATGGTCCCGGACGTGTGGGTAGAGCCTGCCCTCGTCTTCGAGATCATCGGCGCGGAGATCACCCTGAGTCCCGTCCACACCGCGGGGTGGAACCGGGTGCGGGAGGGAGCGGGCCTTGCCATCCGCTTCCCCCGGTTCGTCCGGGTACGGGAGGACAAATCCCCCACAGACGCCACCACGGTGGACGAGCTCGTGGAGATGTACCAGCGGAAGCTCCGCAGGGTGGCGAGCGAGTAG
- a CDS encoding AAA family ATPase, translating into MTRPKIFRHAHVIITVSGLIASGKTTTARALAERLGLRYLSAGEVMRRWAAQRGISLLRFSEMAEQDHSIDRELDRLQVEMTREGNLVLDSRLGGWFVAADMKVWLRAPLEVRARRVSEREGVPVEVAQTELLRREESERRRYREIYGIDLDDLSPYHVVLDTSRWTPEEVTEGLAFLARALGRRVP; encoded by the coding sequence GTGACGAGGCCGAAGATCTTCCGGCACGCCCACGTGATCATCACCGTTAGCGGGCTCATCGCGAGCGGCAAGACCACCACGGCGCGGGCCCTCGCCGAACGACTGGGGCTGCGGTACCTCTCCGCGGGAGAGGTCATGCGCCGCTGGGCCGCCCAGCGGGGGATCTCCCTCCTCCGGTTCTCCGAGATGGCGGAGCAGGACCACTCCATCGATCGGGAGCTGGACCGGCTGCAGGTGGAGATGACCCGGGAGGGGAATCTCGTACTGGACTCCCGACTCGGAGGGTGGTTCGTGGCCGCGGACATGAAGGTGTGGCTGAGGGCGCCTCTAGAGGTGCGGGCCCGGCGGGTGAGCGAGCGGGAGGGGGTTCCCGTGGAGGTGGCCCAGACAGAGCTCCTGCGCCGGGAAGAGAGCGAGCGCAGACGCTACCGGGAGATCTACGGGATTGACCTGGACGACCTCTCCCCCTACCACGTGGTCCTGGACACCTCCCGGTGGACTCCGGAGGAAGTGACGGAGGGACTCGCGTTCCTCGCCCGGGCTCTGGGGAGGCGGGTCCCGTGA
- a CDS encoding GntR family transcriptional regulator yields MGKVDLNSVIPLYYQIREDLRRRIEAGEWKPGEAIPSEAELQEIYGVSRATVRQALLELVMEGLLIRKQGRGTFVAPPKIVEPLPRLVSFTEEMRAVGMEPSTRSVKVEIVTDPPKRVRETLRTDEDRFLRIERVRCANGQPIVLLISYLPASLGIDPQEDFSGSLYALLETKYNIRLGEAIQIIEAAVADEYMAAQLEIEEGEPILIIRRGTFAKDGRPVEYVEGFYPADRYRYTVRLER; encoded by the coding sequence ATGGGGAAGGTTGACCTGAACAGCGTCATCCCCCTCTACTACCAGATCCGGGAAGATCTCCGCCGCCGGATCGAGGCCGGAGAGTGGAAGCCCGGAGAGGCCATTCCCTCGGAGGCGGAGCTCCAGGAGATCTATGGGGTGAGCCGGGCCACGGTGCGGCAGGCCCTCCTGGAGCTTGTGATGGAGGGCCTGCTCATCCGCAAACAGGGACGAGGAACCTTCGTGGCCCCTCCGAAGATCGTGGAGCCCCTGCCGCGTCTGGTGAGCTTCACGGAGGAGATGCGGGCGGTGGGCATGGAGCCCAGCACCCGGAGCGTGAAGGTGGAGATCGTCACCGATCCTCCCAAGCGGGTCCGCGAGACGCTCCGGACCGACGAGGATCGTTTCCTCCGGATCGAGCGGGTGCGGTGCGCCAACGGACAGCCCATCGTCCTCCTCATTTCCTACCTCCCCGCCTCCCTGGGGATCGATCCTCAGGAGGACTTCTCCGGGTCCCTGTACGCGCTGCTGGAGACCAAGTACAACATCCGGCTCGGCGAGGCCATTCAGATCATCGAGGCGGCCGTCGCGGACGAGTACATGGCAGCTCAGCTCGAAATCGAGGAAGGGGAGCCCATCCTGATCATCCGACGGGGCACCTTCGCGAAGGACGGCCGACCGGTGGAGTACGTGGAGGGGTTCTACCCCGCGGACCGTTACCGGTACACCGTCCGGCTCGAACGCTAG